A section of the Chlorocebus sabaeus isolate Y175 chromosome 13, mChlSab1.0.hap1, whole genome shotgun sequence genome encodes:
- the SASH1 gene encoding SAM and SH3 domain-containing protein 1 isoform X4, which translates to MSREQSDDETEESVKFKRLHKLVNSTRRVRKKLIRVEEMKKPSTEGGEEHVFENSPVLDERSALYSGVHKKPFFFDGSPEKPPEDDSDSLTTSPSSSSLDTWGAGRKLVKTFSKGESRGLIKPPKKMGTFFSYPEEEKAQKVSRSLTEGEMKKSLGSLSHGRTCSFGGFDLTNRSLHVGSNNSDPMGKEGDFVYKEVIKSPTASRISLGKKVKSVKETMRKRMSKKYSSSVSEQDSGLDGMPGSPPPSQPDPEHLDKPKLKAGGSVESLRSSLSGQSSMSGQTVSTTDSSTSNRESVKSEDGDDEEPPYRGPFCGRARVHTDFTPSPYDTDSLKLKKGDIIDIISKPPMGTWMGLLNNKVGTFKFIYVDVLSEDEEKPKRPTRRRRKGRPPQPKSVEDLLDRINLKEHMPTFLFNGYEDLDTFKLLEEEDLDELNIRDPEHRAVLLTAVELLQEYDSNSDQSGSQEKLLVDSQGLSGCSPRDSGCYESSENLENGKTRKASLLSAKSSAEPNLKSFSRNQLGNYPTLPFTKSGDALKQGQEEGRLGGGLAPDTSKSCDPPGVTGLNKNRRSLPVAICRSCETLEGPQTVDTWPRSHSLDDLQAEPGAEQDVPTEVTEPPPQIVPKVPQKMTASSTKARPPERDSAVDNALLLTQSKRFSEPQKLTTKKLEGSIAASGRSLSPPQCLPRNYDAQPPGAKHGLARTPLEGHRIGHEFEGTHHPLGTKEGVDAEQRVPEARTQPKIPSQPPPVPAKKSRERLANGLHPVPMGPGGTLPSPDAPCLPVKRGSPTSPTIPSDCPPALAPRPLSGQAPGSPPSTRPPPWLSELPENTSLQEHGVKLGPALTRKVSCARGVDLEMLTENKLHAEGIDLTEEPYSDKHGRCGIPEALVQRYAEDLDQPERDVAINMDQIRVKQLRKQHRMAIPSGGLTEICRKPVSPGCISSVSDWLISIGLPMYASTLSTAGFSTLSQVPSLSHTCLQEAGITEERHIRKLLSAARLFKLPPGPEAM; encoded by the exons GTGGGGAGGAGCACGTGTTCGAGAATTCGCCGGTCCTGGATGAACGGTCCGCCCTCTACTCTGGTGTGCACAAGAAGCCTTTTTTCTTTGATGGCTCTCCTGAGAAACCTCCCGAAGATGACTCAGACTCTCTCACCACGTCTCCATCCTCCAGCAGCCTGGACACCTGGGGGGCTGGCCGGAAGTTGGTCAAAACTTTCAGCAAAGGAGAGAGTCGGGGCCTGATTAAGCCCCCCAAGAAGATGGGGACATTCTTCTCCTACCCAGAAGAAGAAAAGGCCCAGAAAGTGTCCCGCTCCCTCACCGAGGGGGAGATGAAGAAGAGTCTCGGGTCCCTGAGCCACGGG AGAACCTGCAGTTTTGGAGGATTTGACTTGACAAATCGCTCTCTGCATGTTGGCAGTAATAATTCTGACCCAATG GGCAAAGAAGGAGACTTTGTGTACAAAGAAGTCATCAAATCACCTACTGCCTCTCGCATCTCTCTTGGGAAAAAGGTGAAATCAGTGAAAGAGACTATGAGAAAGAGAATGTCTAAAAAATACAGCAGCTCTGTGTCTGAGCAG GATTCGGGCCTCGATGGAATGCCTGGCTCCCCTCCGCCTTCACAGCCTGACCCCGAACACTTGGACAAGCCCAAGCTCAAGGCCGGGGGTTCTGTAGAAAGTCTTCGCAGTTCTCTGAGTGGGCAGAGCTCCATGA GTGGTCAAACAGTGAGCACCACCGATTCCTCAACCAGCAACCGGGAAAGCGTCAAGTCGGAAGATGGGGATGACGAAGAGCCGCCTTACCGAGGCCCATTCTGCGGGCGTGCCAGGGTGCACACCGACTTCACCCCCAGTCCCTATGACACAGACTCACTCAAGCTCAAG AAAGGAGACATCATTGATATCATCAGCAAGCCGCCCATGGGGACCTGGATGGGGCTGCTGAACAATAAAGTCGGCACATTCAAGTTCATCTACGTGGACGTGCTCAGCGAGGACGAGGAGAAGCCCAAGCGCCCCACCAGGAGGCGGCGGAAAGGAAGACCGCCCCAGCCCAAGTCTGTGGAGGATCTCCTGGATCGGATTAACCTAAAA GAGCACATGCCCACTTTCCTGTTCAATGGATATGAAGATTTGGACACCTTTAAGCTGCTGGAGGAAGAAGACTTGGATGAGTTAAATATCAGGGACccggaacacagagctgttctctTGACAGCGGTGGAGCTGTTACAAGAGTATGACA GTAACAGCGACCAGTCAGGATCCCAGGAGAAGCTGCTTGTTGACAGTCAGGGCCTGAGTGGATGCTCACCCCGAGACTCAGGATGCTACGAAAGCAGTGAGAACCTGGAAAACG GCAAGACTCGGAAAGCTAGCCTCCTATCTGCCAAGTCATCCGCCGAGCCCAACTTGAAGTCTTTTAGCAGAAACCAGTTGGGCAATTACCCAACATTGCCTTTTACGAAATCAGGGGATGCACTGAAGCAGGGACAGGAGGAGGGCAGGCTGGGTGGTGGCCTCGCCCCAGACACGTCCAAGAGCTGTGACCCACCTGGTGTGACTGGTTTGAATAAAAACCGAAGAAGCCTCCCAGTTGCCATCTGCCGGAGCTGTGAGACCCTCGAGGGCCCCCAGACTGTGGACACTTGGCCTCGATCCCATTCCCTGGATGACCTCCAAGCAGAGCCTGGTGCTGAGCAAGACGTGCCTACCGAGGTGACAGAGCCGCCCCCTCAGATTGTACCCAAAGTGCCACAGAAGATGACTGCCTCTTCCACGAAGGCCCGGCCCCCGGAGCGAGACTCTGCTGTCGACAATGCGTTGCTACTGACCCAAAGCAAGAGATTTTCTGAACCTCAGAAATTGACAACTAAGAAACTGGAGGGCTCAATCGCAGCCTCTGGTCGCAGCCTGTCACCCCCTCAGTGTTTGCCCAGAAACTATGATGCTCAGCCTCCTGGAGCTAAACACGGTTTAGCAAGGACACCTCTGGAGGGCCACAGAATAGGACATGAGTTTGAAGGAACACACCATCCCCTGGGCACCAAAGAAGGGGTAGATGCTGAGCAGAGAGTCCCTGAGGCAAGAACGCAACCCAAAATTCCATCACAGCCTCCACCTGTTCCTGCCAAAAAGAGCAGAGAACGCCTTGCTAATGGACTCCATCCTGTTCCCATGGGCCCCGGTGGGACCCTCCCCAGTCCCGATGCGCCTTGCCTGCCAGTGAAAAGGGGCAGCCCCACCAGCCCCACCATCCCTAGCGACTGTCCCCCAGCACTGGCTCCCAGGCCTCTCTCAGGGCAGGCGCCTGGCAGCCCACCAAGCACAAGGCCGCCCCCCTGGCTCTCAGAGCTCCCCGAGAACACAAGCCTCCAGGAGCATGGTGTGAAGCTGGGCCCGGCTTTGACCAGGAAGGTCTCTTGTGCCCGGGGAGTGGATCTGGAAATGCTTACTGAAAACAAGCTGCATGCCGAAGGCATCGATCTCACGGAGGAGCCGTATTCTGATAAG CATGGCCGCTGTGGGATTCCTGAAGCCCTGGTGCAGAGATACGCAGAGGACTTGGATCAGCCTGAGAGGGACGTCGCCATCAACATGGACCAGATCCGGGTGAAGCAGCTTCGGAAGCAGCACCGCATGGCG ATTCCAAGTGGTGGACTCACGGAAATCTGCCGAAAGCCCGTCTCTCCTGGATGCATTTCGTCTGTGTCAGATTGGCTCATTTCCATCGGTCTGCCCATGTATGCCAGCACCCTCTCCACCGCGGGCTTCAGCACACTGAGCCAGGTGCCTTCTCTGTCCCACACTTGCCTTCAGGAGGCCGGCATCACAGAGGAGAGACACATAAGAAAGCTCCTATCTGCAGCCAGACTCTTCAAACTGCCGCCAGGCCCCGAGGCCATGTAG
- the SASH1 gene encoding SAM and SH3 domain-containing protein 1 isoform X3, with amino-acid sequence MPKPSREQSDDETEESVKFKRLHKLVNSTRRVRKKLIRVEEMKKPSTEGGEEHVFENSPVLDERSALYSGVHKKPFFFDGSPEKPPEDDSDSLTTSPSSSSLDTWGAGRKLVKTFSKGESRGLIKPPKKMGTFFSYPEEEKAQKVSRSLTEGEMKKSLGSLSHGRTCSFGGFDLTNRSLHVGSNNSDPMGKEGDFVYKEVIKSPTASRISLGKKVKSVKETMRKRMSKKYSSSVSEQDSGLDGMPGSPPPSQPDPEHLDKPKLKAGGSVESLRSSLSGQSSMSGQTVSTTDSSTSNRESVKSEDGDDEEPPYRGPFCGRARVHTDFTPSPYDTDSLKLKKGDIIDIISKPPMGTWMGLLNNKVGTFKFIYVDVLSEDEEKPKRPTRRRRKGRPPQPKSVEDLLDRINLKEHMPTFLFNGYEDLDTFKLLEEEDLDELNIRDPEHRAVLLTAVELLQEYDSNSDQSGSQEKLLVDSQGLSGCSPRDSGCYESSENLENGKTRKASLLSAKSSAEPNLKSFSRNQLGNYPTLPFTKSGDALKQGQEEGRLGGGLAPDTSKSCDPPGVTGLNKNRRSLPVAICRSCETLEGPQTVDTWPRSHSLDDLQAEPGAEQDVPTEVTEPPPQIVPKVPQKMTASSTKARPPERDSAVDNALLLTQSKRFSEPQKLTTKKLEGSIAASGRSLSPPQCLPRNYDAQPPGAKHGLARTPLEGHRIGHEFEGTHHPLGTKEGVDAEQRVPEARTQPKIPSQPPPVPAKKSRERLANGLHPVPMGPGGTLPSPDAPCLPVKRGSPTSPTIPSDCPPALAPRPLSGQAPGSPPSTRPPPWLSELPENTSLQEHGVKLGPALTRKVSCARGVDLEMLTENKLHAEGIDLTEEPYSDKHGRCGIPEALVQRYAEDLDQPERDVAINMDQIRVKQLRKQHRMAIPSGGLTEICRKPVSPGCISSVSDWLISIGLPMYASTLSTAGFSTLSQVPSLSHTCLQEAGITEERHIRKLLSAARLFKLPPGPEAM; translated from the exons GTGGGGAGGAGCACGTGTTCGAGAATTCGCCGGTCCTGGATGAACGGTCCGCCCTCTACTCTGGTGTGCACAAGAAGCCTTTTTTCTTTGATGGCTCTCCTGAGAAACCTCCCGAAGATGACTCAGACTCTCTCACCACGTCTCCATCCTCCAGCAGCCTGGACACCTGGGGGGCTGGCCGGAAGTTGGTCAAAACTTTCAGCAAAGGAGAGAGTCGGGGCCTGATTAAGCCCCCCAAGAAGATGGGGACATTCTTCTCCTACCCAGAAGAAGAAAAGGCCCAGAAAGTGTCCCGCTCCCTCACCGAGGGGGAGATGAAGAAGAGTCTCGGGTCCCTGAGCCACGGG AGAACCTGCAGTTTTGGAGGATTTGACTTGACAAATCGCTCTCTGCATGTTGGCAGTAATAATTCTGACCCAATG GGCAAAGAAGGAGACTTTGTGTACAAAGAAGTCATCAAATCACCTACTGCCTCTCGCATCTCTCTTGGGAAAAAGGTGAAATCAGTGAAAGAGACTATGAGAAAGAGAATGTCTAAAAAATACAGCAGCTCTGTGTCTGAGCAG GATTCGGGCCTCGATGGAATGCCTGGCTCCCCTCCGCCTTCACAGCCTGACCCCGAACACTTGGACAAGCCCAAGCTCAAGGCCGGGGGTTCTGTAGAAAGTCTTCGCAGTTCTCTGAGTGGGCAGAGCTCCATGA GTGGTCAAACAGTGAGCACCACCGATTCCTCAACCAGCAACCGGGAAAGCGTCAAGTCGGAAGATGGGGATGACGAAGAGCCGCCTTACCGAGGCCCATTCTGCGGGCGTGCCAGGGTGCACACCGACTTCACCCCCAGTCCCTATGACACAGACTCACTCAAGCTCAAG AAAGGAGACATCATTGATATCATCAGCAAGCCGCCCATGGGGACCTGGATGGGGCTGCTGAACAATAAAGTCGGCACATTCAAGTTCATCTACGTGGACGTGCTCAGCGAGGACGAGGAGAAGCCCAAGCGCCCCACCAGGAGGCGGCGGAAAGGAAGACCGCCCCAGCCCAAGTCTGTGGAGGATCTCCTGGATCGGATTAACCTAAAA GAGCACATGCCCACTTTCCTGTTCAATGGATATGAAGATTTGGACACCTTTAAGCTGCTGGAGGAAGAAGACTTGGATGAGTTAAATATCAGGGACccggaacacagagctgttctctTGACAGCGGTGGAGCTGTTACAAGAGTATGACA GTAACAGCGACCAGTCAGGATCCCAGGAGAAGCTGCTTGTTGACAGTCAGGGCCTGAGTGGATGCTCACCCCGAGACTCAGGATGCTACGAAAGCAGTGAGAACCTGGAAAACG GCAAGACTCGGAAAGCTAGCCTCCTATCTGCCAAGTCATCCGCCGAGCCCAACTTGAAGTCTTTTAGCAGAAACCAGTTGGGCAATTACCCAACATTGCCTTTTACGAAATCAGGGGATGCACTGAAGCAGGGACAGGAGGAGGGCAGGCTGGGTGGTGGCCTCGCCCCAGACACGTCCAAGAGCTGTGACCCACCTGGTGTGACTGGTTTGAATAAAAACCGAAGAAGCCTCCCAGTTGCCATCTGCCGGAGCTGTGAGACCCTCGAGGGCCCCCAGACTGTGGACACTTGGCCTCGATCCCATTCCCTGGATGACCTCCAAGCAGAGCCTGGTGCTGAGCAAGACGTGCCTACCGAGGTGACAGAGCCGCCCCCTCAGATTGTACCCAAAGTGCCACAGAAGATGACTGCCTCTTCCACGAAGGCCCGGCCCCCGGAGCGAGACTCTGCTGTCGACAATGCGTTGCTACTGACCCAAAGCAAGAGATTTTCTGAACCTCAGAAATTGACAACTAAGAAACTGGAGGGCTCAATCGCAGCCTCTGGTCGCAGCCTGTCACCCCCTCAGTGTTTGCCCAGAAACTATGATGCTCAGCCTCCTGGAGCTAAACACGGTTTAGCAAGGACACCTCTGGAGGGCCACAGAATAGGACATGAGTTTGAAGGAACACACCATCCCCTGGGCACCAAAGAAGGGGTAGATGCTGAGCAGAGAGTCCCTGAGGCAAGAACGCAACCCAAAATTCCATCACAGCCTCCACCTGTTCCTGCCAAAAAGAGCAGAGAACGCCTTGCTAATGGACTCCATCCTGTTCCCATGGGCCCCGGTGGGACCCTCCCCAGTCCCGATGCGCCTTGCCTGCCAGTGAAAAGGGGCAGCCCCACCAGCCCCACCATCCCTAGCGACTGTCCCCCAGCACTGGCTCCCAGGCCTCTCTCAGGGCAGGCGCCTGGCAGCCCACCAAGCACAAGGCCGCCCCCCTGGCTCTCAGAGCTCCCCGAGAACACAAGCCTCCAGGAGCATGGTGTGAAGCTGGGCCCGGCTTTGACCAGGAAGGTCTCTTGTGCCCGGGGAGTGGATCTGGAAATGCTTACTGAAAACAAGCTGCATGCCGAAGGCATCGATCTCACGGAGGAGCCGTATTCTGATAAG CATGGCCGCTGTGGGATTCCTGAAGCCCTGGTGCAGAGATACGCAGAGGACTTGGATCAGCCTGAGAGGGACGTCGCCATCAACATGGACCAGATCCGGGTGAAGCAGCTTCGGAAGCAGCACCGCATGGCG ATTCCAAGTGGTGGACTCACGGAAATCTGCCGAAAGCCCGTCTCTCCTGGATGCATTTCGTCTGTGTCAGATTGGCTCATTTCCATCGGTCTGCCCATGTATGCCAGCACCCTCTCCACCGCGGGCTTCAGCACACTGAGCCAGGTGCCTTCTCTGTCCCACACTTGCCTTCAGGAGGCCGGCATCACAGAGGAGAGACACATAAGAAAGCTCCTATCTGCAGCCAGACTCTTCAAACTGCCGCCAGGCCCCGAGGCCATGTAG